The following nucleotide sequence is from Lytechinus variegatus isolate NC3 chromosome 12, Lvar_3.0, whole genome shotgun sequence.
tatttctgttttttttctgacaGGATCTCGTTCATCGGGTCGCAAGACGTTCGAGTTTGAAATCAGAGGGATATTGGATCGTGAAACCATCGTGTCTGCTGAGATAGTTCTTTACAAACGCCAATCAAGAACATCGTCTTGGGAACCTATACCATCAGAAGACAAACGAGCCATTATTGAAGTCTACCACGTGTACAGATTAGAGAGGAAAGGTGACGTGAGGAGACGAAAGACCCTTGTCGATCAGAGAATAATCCACTTGTCATATTCAGGATTATTACAATTTAACGTCACATCGGCGTTCTTAAACAAAGCACAAAGTGCAAGACTAAGTAGTGACAACACGAGTGTCATGACGAGAACATTCGAAGTCAAAGTCAGAGCGCGAAGCGCACTCATTAAAAGAATGGTGCGGTTTATTAAATTTCCCGCCGATAACAGGCCGGAAAAGCAGCCCCTTTTGGTGCTGTATCTTAATGACAATATGATACAGAGGCGGGACATTGCAATGCCTCTTGGGACAGAAGGTGTGGTGGCACCCCGGAGGTCAACCAGGAACAGACTCGCAACACATTCAGCTTTTACTGCATCAAACAGATTAGAGACGCGGTTACAAAACAGCATAGAATTAGAGAGGCGGTTGGAAGTAGCCGCCGCGGTAGAGGAAAACTCTAGGACTGATAACAGCGGAGTGGGTAGGGAGCATAAGGCTTTAAGGAGGGAAACGGAGGGCGAGAATCGGGCTTCGGGGAGACCCGGGAGGACCAAATGTCAGCTGGAACAGTATGAAGTCAATTTTGAAGATATCGGGTGGACAACGTGGATCGTAGCTCTCGAAGTAAGTAATCtttatgaatatttcctggagtgtctattatatatacattttcaggtgatttattcattaatttgtgtTCATTTATTTCCGTATAATGTTTTAACACTTTTTATAGTTGTAAAACGACagttttaatgattatttttgataaattctgatttgtttgaaaattaataaatcaagtcattaatttcttttatttttttattatgacatatatttttcaaataattcattcattcgtaATTGCAGGAACGTACCCAAAATACATGATCCGAgacttgtatttccataattgaATTGGAATAGTTGCTTTCTTAATTGCTTTTTCACGGGGACTTCACGCATGATAGAATTTGTTGGTCCGGCATAATTGGTGGTGCATGAGAAGCTTTTTTAAAACAGGCAGACTAAAATAAGGATAATAGGCAGGAAAAATAACAGTATTCTTAACCATGACCTTCCGTAATTGTTAAAGGACAGGCGATGCAAGAATATGATACTAGTACAAAAGTTCACTTCAAATATTTCGAGGTCATTTTTAAagttaatgaaaatagagagtGAGCACAGTGAAACGATTTGGTTAACCTGGTTTTGGTCACCTTTATGAATTCATTGGTCAGAAATCATTTGTTTCTTACTTGTACAACGTAAAGAGTTGATTCATACAAAAATCccgatttttctttgatttggcGAGGGAGGGGGTAGTCTTGGTAATCATAACGACCACATCATGGTGATTTTATAAAAGCAAACCATAAAAATAACATATACACGTTACGTATTAAGTCTGCGAGTTATTTACTTTGTtgaacattttattcattttaactcTGAGAAATGCGATGACAACCTTgtgacactttttttttcattatcattttaagtATTCGGCcctataatcatcattattattatcactgctattattatcattattattattattatatttttataattctttCTACTATTTATTATACTTTTGAACATGAAAAGGATGCAGTACATtagaaaatatggaaataaggTAAAAGAACGAGATACATTAGATCACTTATTGATCTATGCCGTTTATATGTGTCCCATctataaatgaatatgaattgTACATAACCCCTCCCCTGAGGGGTGAACAAGCCGGAACTTTAAATGGAATATAATCTTGGAATGACTATAGTTATAGGTCCAGTTGGTAAGACATTCAATCAATTAGATGCAAACTGCCAAAGGGAATCGTGTAGATAtaacttttgaataaaaaaggacCAGATTTCCTTTGAGGTCAGCAGTCTCAAACTCTAAAGCCCTATCTGTATACTAGTGCCATTATAAAGGGATACTCGTATACAGAAAACCTCGAGAATGTTACGAATGCATCAGGAAATAAATTACCAGTTCTATTTTGTGTCATAGTATGTGAAGAGCAGAGTACAATAGTTGCTTTTATAATAAAGGGGCAAAGTGGACTAGTTTTTAACGTATAGTCTAACGATCATCAAggttaattatatatatatatatatatatatatatagctgtTGAAGTGTAAATTCTTGAGAACTTGAAATGTCAAATGACAGTTTTTATCTTTTCACGCGTTTCAGGTGGCTCGTGAAATCGTAAAAATCACTGACCATTAACAAGTCTGTTTGCCTTTAAACAGGGAAAAATTGTGTGCTTCCAATTTGTTATAACTAAAACCGTCCGCGCGTAACTGATGAAAACTCAAGATGAATTAAAATCGTAtatcatgaacaaaaatatacaatacaTAAAATAACAGAATACccctttatttgaaataaactttCACTCCTGTTTTGAGGATTCCAGAAAAGTGCTTCGAGGGGGTGGAAGGTTGTCGCCTTTGGGCCTTTGTTAGCTCTGCGTAGTCATTTGGTGGAAGCACCAAATACCAAGGCTTTTCCAAATCTTCTCATAATATTTAGCATGATTGAGTAAGCTCAAAATGGCCATTTAACGGCCCTCTAATCAAAACATGGATAAGGATAAGAACACTCGGCGTTTGCGCTGATTGTTTTAAGCCTTACCGTTTTTCACTGGCGCAAAGGTGTTTACCAAATAACCCTTCGAGCAATTTTAAAGTCTTAAGATTTGCAGGAGCGGAAGAAGAGTCCGGATAAATCGGGTCAAAACAATGACTGACAGTAGTTCTGTTGAACTATGCTGGCAGTTCATTGATTGCATTTAATCGAATGATTTTTACAGTTTCTGAAGGAAAGTGGTAAGGTCTTGGTCGAATCATCATGGGCAGATAATTCTTGAAATAACCAGAGAATCAATTACTACCAAAACGGCGTCAATAAAcaaattctttctcttttcatgTTTGAAAATAGACCTCCAAATTGTCCTGAAGATTGCAGTGCGAATCAGATGTTATGTACCTATTGATGAATGTGAGAAACACAAAATAAAGTTCCGCGGATCTAAGTGTGTACAAGTATGCATCTGATAACGTGTGATGTTACCCTTATCATGCCGTTATCTGGGTTCATAGCGGTTAAAAAAACCATGATCTCATTACGAACAGTTAAATACGAACCCATTTGACTGCAGAGCTCATCCGATTGATCAGGAGTCCCATCCTTGCTAATCTTGTGTCTAAAAACCAATTATCTTTGGTGAAATTTCGAGACCATATTTTTATTGCTACGAGGCACGCACCTTCACAATCGGGCCTATGCGCGTAAAACCGCGGAGATCGCTAACAAAGGGATCTGATCCGCAAATTGGATAGGGCATTGTTTAACGATAAAGAATTTGGCGCTGTGTATAGAGAGGAGTGTATCACTTTGATGATGCCTGAAACCAGTCATTCGCTATGGGTGATGGCTTCCAGTCAAGAACATGACCCAGCCCACATAACCTGAGGGTTTTTATCCTATACATCGGCAACAAAAGCACAAGAAGATTAAATCACACATCACAGCAATGCATGGTAGTTGCGCTAGCTACCTTAACCACGCGGGTAATTTACTTGATTTTATAACGTCATTAGTAAAGCGTAAACATCGCTATTAATCCTTAAATTGGCCATTCATCCTATGTTGAACTTCCAAGGAAAAGAGATGGTTTGAGATAGCCACGCGTTCAATGCTCTAAGCTTTCCATATCAATTAAAGTCAGAAGGCTTATTACAAACGtcattttcagtataaaatgaTACTTCCAAATCATGAGGGAAAAAAACTAAATAAGCatgaaaaaagacaaaaaatatgattCGAAATCtacatgataacaaaaaaaaaaaatgctgcatGAATTTTGTTGCTGGTATAGTCGcagcaaaatgtttttttaccaAGACTTAACTTTTTATGGTAGGCCTAATAATAATAGGCCTTTGTATAGCACATATTTCGATTAAGACTACTACAATCCCCAAAACATTCCGAAGTCGATTTTAGTACGATGAATTGTATTGAAGAAGCAATTTTCTCATcttcataattttgttatttaatGACTGTTAACGATTTAAATTCGTACTCGTACAAATGCACGTATGTACATTActtttccccccaaaaaatcttAACGTTTCCGTATTCTCCAGATTGTTACAATATTTCGTGTTTAATGAGCATggtttttaataaaattgaaTCGAAAATGCGTTCGAATGCATCAGCATGTGGCAAAATATCTTGAAATAAGGCCCGTTCCGTGTATGTAAAATTCGTCAGGTATATCATACCAGCAGTTgaattttgtagttttgtaaTTGTAATTACTGTCAATCTATTCATTTCATTCctacaatttatcaataaatgtaTCTATTCATTAATGTTTATTGATAAGATCTTTACACTCTCTAAAAAGAATTCAAGTTCAATTTCgaatttattcaaaccaatcaAGAAACAAAAGACATATTACAtagtttaacaaaaaaatataatacatgatAGGTTTGGGACCCCATAGAAGCAGAGCTTGTGAGAGGGGCCCCTTATAAAGTACATAATTGAGTAAAATCTACTCAATATTGGGTACAAAGGGAACAGCATGTTTCTTCAGTAATTTTTCCTccatattgggcaaaatgcatgttaaatttcaaatcaacattgggTANNNNNNNNNNNNNNNNNNNNNNNNNNNNNNNNNNNNNNNNNNNNNNNNNNNNNNNNNNNNNNNNNNNNNNNNNNNNNNNNNNNNNNNNNNNNNNNNNNNNNNNNNNNNNNNNNNNNNNNNNNNNNNNNNNNNNNNNNNNNNNNNNNNNNNNNNNNNNNNNNNNNNNNNNNNNNNNNNNNNNNNNNNNNNNNNNNNNNNNNNNNNNNNNNNNNNNNNNNNNNNNNNNNNNNNNNNNNNNNNNNNNNNNNNNNNNNNNNNNNNNNNNNNNNNNNNNNNNNNNNNNNNNNNNNNNNNNNNNNNNNNNNNNNNNNNNNNNNNNNNNNNNNNNNNNNNNNNNNNNNNNNNNNNNNNNNNNNNNNNNNNNNNNNNNNNNNNNNNNNNNNNNNNNNNNNNNNNNNNNNNNNNNNNNNNNNNNNNNNNNNNNNNNNNNNNNNNNNNNNNNNNNNNNNNNNNNNNNNNNNNNNNNNNNNNNNNNNNNNNNNNNNNNNNNNNNNNNNNNNTCGCTCTGTCTTGATATTTCAGCTTGACAAATGCGGTCATTTCCAGCACATTAATTGTGTCCATCATCAACGTAATGTGCcatttctaatgcacacattatAGATCTAGATTACCCCCCTACTATAGATTATATATACGGTAATATATTTTGcctggttttttttatttattctattttcaatatttttatttcatttattttttcttgaggtgggggtcaatggtcaattgaattcaacaaaaaacatgcaaataatgctctaaatagccctttattcccttcatttttgttaatttgagcccctaaATGTGCATCCGCCGGTCGAGCTAGTGCTTATCTTGTTGCCccagtcgagttctacaagttaagataggtggttaccctggctaggccgttgGGATATCCcttggggccccttgaaaaaaatacttttttttaattaaaaagtgctctaaatagccctttattccctttaattttatttgagccccctaaatgtgcatgcgccgggtcaagttagggcttatcttgttgcccgagtcaagttctacaagttaggacatGTGATTACCCCAGCTAGGCCGTCGGAATACCCTTCAGGCctctcaacaaaaaaaaaatt
It contains:
- the LOC121425254 gene encoding uncharacterized protein LOC121425254, which gives rise to MMMPNFALATIRISFILVILSRVTSSPLDPTDQYGKRRRGGSASRRPPGGLRSEQEAPPWRENDSPYGKNDQESNDVDDDEQTEEEDDYSDYSEPKVEGDAERRLLTSFGLSKLPKLDKKAVKEAPSFMLDLYEKLQGSQNDKTSEDFNDADDATPAANTVRSYSETGSRSSGRKTFEFEIRGILDRETIVSAEIVLYKRQSRTSSWEPIPSEDKRAIIEVYHVYRLERKGDVRRRKTLVDQRIIHLSYSGLLQFNVTSAFLNKAQSARLSSDNTSVMTRTFEVKVRARSALIKRMVRFIKFPADNRPEKQPLLVLYLNDNMIQRRDIAMPLGTEGVVAPRRSTRNRLATHSAFTASNRLETRLQNSIELERRLEVAAAVEENSRTDNSGVGREHKALRRETEGENRASGRPGRTKCQLEQYEVNFEDIGWTTWIVALEFGFREKHSTTHALLAMINKIANGIDKYERIVGVFLDFSN